Proteins encoded within one genomic window of Piliocolobus tephrosceles isolate RC106 unplaced genomic scaffold, ASM277652v3 unscaffolded_5270, whole genome shotgun sequence:
- the LAGE3 gene encoding EKC/KEOPS complex subunit LAGE3, whose protein sequence is MRDADADAGGGADGGAGQGGHSCPGGADTAAAPASGALPRHAPGPGRDVASAARGPGMRPHIFTLSVPFPTPLEAEIAHGSLVPDAEPHQRVVGKDLTVSGRILAIRWKAEDCRLLRISVINFLDHLSLVVRTMQRFGPPVSR, encoded by the exons ATGCGGGACGCGGATGCAGACGCAGGCGGAGGCGCAGATGGCGGGGCTGGCCAGGGTGGCCACAGCTGCCCCGGGGGCGCGGACACAGCTGCAGCTCCGGCCAGTGGAGCTCTCCCACGGCACGCGCCAGGTCCCGGCAGAGACGTCGCGTCTGCGGCCAGGGGGCCAGGAATGCGGCCGCACATATT CACCCTCAGCGTGCCTTTCCCAACCCCCTTGGAGGCGGAAATCGCCCATGGGTCCCTGGTTCCAGATGCCGAGCCCCACCAAAGGGTGGTTGGGAAGGATCTCACAGTGAGCGGCAGGATCCTGGCCAT CCGCTGGAAAGCTGAAGACTGCCGCCTGCTCCGAATTTCCGTCATCAACTTTCTCGACCACCTTTCCCTGGTGGTGCGGACCATGCAGCGCTTCGGGCCCCCAGTTTCCCGCTAA